The Rhodothermales bacterium nucleotide sequence ATCATCGTCACCGTGGCCCTGATGATCGCGAAGGTGCCGTTTGCGCTGCTCATCGGGTTGATCGCCGGCATGTTGAACATGATCCCCAACCTCGGCGCGATCATCACGAACATGGTGGGCATCTGCATCGCGCTCGTCTTCGGCGACCGCGGGCTTCTGGATGTCGTGCTCGTCGTGACGATCTTACTGGGGCAGTCGCTGCTGGAGCAGGCCGTCCTCGTCCCCCGGATCCTGAGCCATCACGTGGGGCTGCATCCGGTGCTCATCCTGTTTTCTCTTTTTGTGTTCGGCGCGCTCATGGGGGTGCTGGGGCTTTTTGTCGCGGTGCCGGCCATGGCGTTGATCGCCACCGTATTCCAGACCTACCAGGGCAGGGTCACCTTCGACCTCTCCACCTTCGCCGCCCCGCATGCGCAGGAGATGGAACGGGGTCCGGAGCCGAACCTCTTTGGCGCCGGCGGCGTAACAAACGCCCCCGAGAGAGAACGTAAAGAGCAGCCGATTTTGGAAGTGGCTGACATCGATCTTCTGGAACACTGACCCATCGTGTCTTTTCATCGCTCCGTGCCCCGTCGCTTTCACCCGGGCTATTCATTGCTCGGCAGATGGATTCGTGCGCGTGTTCGGGATGAACGGATGGCGGAAGGCGCCTTCATCCTGGCGTGCTGCGCCCTGTTGCTGATGCTGGCCGTCGCGCAGAACCTGGCGTGGGCGGTCTTCCTGCCGGCCCTGACGACGCCGGCGGCGTTGTCGGTCTTCTGGGCGGCCCAGCTCACGGCGCTGCTGCTGTTCGTGGGCGTAGGCCTGGTTGGATTTCGCCCCGGGTTCACCGTCCGCTGCGACGCGCACCAGCTCGAGGTCGACCGGGCCGGCGAGGCGCTCGTCATCCCCCGCGCCCGCATCCTCCGGGTCGCTGAAATCCCGTATCTCGCCTATTACCGGCACTACAGGGCCTATGCGCGCACCCGCGCATTTCTGGGCGCGGCCGTCGAGCAGGTCCTCCTGATCGAAACGCCGGAGGGGCCGGTGATCCTCGCGCTCCCCGCCGACGAGCGCGCGGCGCTGCGGGCGCTGCTGGAGCGGTCGCCGCGCGACGCCGTGCCGGCCGTGGCGCCGGCCGCCCTGGTCTGAGAACGTCCTCGCTCCTGCGGCGTATAGAACGCCTTTCGCATCCCGCCCAGGTTACCCCCGCGTCCCATGGAGTTCGTCCTCGAGAAGACCGACGAGCATACGAACGCTCGCGCCGGCCGGCTCACCACCGATCATGGCGTGATCGAGACCCCGATCTTCATGCCGGTAGGCACGGTCGGGACGGTCAAGGGCGTGGCGCCGGACCGCCTGCGGGCGGATGTCCGTGCGCAGATCATCCTCGGGAATACCTACCACCTCTACCTCCGCCCCGGCACCGAGCTGCTGCGTGAAGCCGGCGGCCTGCACCGCTTCATGGCCTGGGATCGGCCGATTCTGACGGATTCGGGCGGTTTCCAGATCTTCTCCCTGGCCGAGCGCCGCAAGCTCACCGAAGAGGGCGCGCGCTTTCAGAGCCACATCGACGGCTCCTACCACCAGTTCACGCCGGAGAACGTGATGGACATGCAGCGCGCCATCGGGGCGGACATCATCATGGCCTTCGACGAGTGCCCGCCCGGCGACGCGCCGGAGTCGCAGGTGCGCACCGCCCACGAGCGCACGCTTCGCTGGGCCGAGCGGTGCCGCCGGCGGCTGGCGGATACCGAGCCGCTGTACGGGTACGACCAGGCGCTCTTCGCGATCGTGCAGGGCGGCATCTTTCCCGAGATCCGGCGCGAGTCGGCCGCGCGGTTGATCGAGATGGACTTTCCCGGCTACGCCATCGGCGGGCTCTCGGTGGGCGAGCCGGCGGAACACATGTACGCCATGGTCGAGGTCGTGAACGAGCACCTGCCGGCGCAGAAGCCGCGCTACCTGATGGGTGTGGGCACGCCGGAAAACCTGATCGAGAACGTCGCCCGGGGGGTGGACATGTTCGATTGCGTGATGCCTACCCGCAACGGGCGCAACGGTATGCTGTTCACCACGGAAGGCATCCTCAACATCCGCAATCTGAAGTGGCAGCGGGATTTTTCGCCGGTCGATCCGGGGCTCGACCGGTATGCGGCGCAGACGTTCACGAAGGCGTATCTTCGTCATCTGTTTATCGCCGGCGAACTGCTCGGATTGCAGCTTGCATCCCTGCAGAATCTATCGTTTTATCTATGGCTCATGCAGGAAGCCCGCGCCGCGATTCTGGACGGCCGCTTTCTGGCGTGGAAGCAGGAGATGCTTCCGCGCGTCTCCCGACGACTCTGATACCCTACCCACACATGTCCGCACGTATCTTTTTTGCCGCGCTGGTACTGGGCGGCGCGTTCCTCGCGGCGTGTCAGTCGACCGACGCGCCCGATCCGGTCGTGATCTATCTGATGCGGCATGCGGAGAAACAGGTGCCGCCGGCGGATACCACGGCGGATCCCTCGCTCGATGCGGCCGGCATGGCGCGGGCCGCGGCGCTGGCGCGCACCCTCGGCGAAGCCGGCGTCACGCGCATCCTGAGTACGAATTTCAAGCGGACGATAGAAACCGTCGAGCCGCTGGCGCAGCAGCTGGGGCTGGAGGTGGAACGCTACGATCCGCGCGCGCTCGACGCCGTGGCCGAGTTGCTGAAGACGTCGACGGGCCGCATCGTGGTGGTGGGGCACAGCAACACGACGCCGCAGCTCGTGGGGCTCCTCGGGGGCGAATCGGGGCCGGCGTACGACGAGGTGACCGAATACGACCGGCTCTACATCGTCACCATCGCCTCGGGAAAAACGACCACCATCCAGTTGCGCTACGGCGACTGACGCGCGGTCACACGCGCACCTCGCCGATCTTGCGGAGGCGGCGCACGAGTTCGGCGTACGGCATATAGGGTCCGCCCGGGTCAGCCGACAGTTTTTTCAACTCCTCATAGATCGTATCCCGGAAAGCCTCCTTCAGGAAGAGGTCGTCGATTTCGTCGCGGATGATGTCCATCCGGCTCTGGATGTGGCGATGGATGAGGGTGTACACCCGTTCGGCCTGCTCGTCGTTGCCCGTATCGAACGTGTGATCGATCATGCGTTTGATCGCATAACCGACCGTGAAGATGTACGGCGCGGCGATGACGCTGAGCGAGGTAAGGCTGACGGTGCTCGTTCCGAACAGCATGATCCAGATCAGGGAGAATCCGGCCAGCGTGCCGATGGCGATCGACGTGCGCCGGCGCAGCATCTTGCGCAGCTCCATCGAGACCGTGATCGGCGCCTTGACGCGCCAGTTCTGCCGGCAGATCTGACGGATCGTTTCCTGGAGGCGCTGCGCGATGAACTGATCCGGGTTGAGCGGCGGATCGACCGGTTTGTAGATCGGCTCCAGAAACGAGGTGCCGTCGCCGTCGAGGAAGAGGGCGACCGGGACATCGTAGGGCGGATGCAGCGAGACGCGCCGGCGGGCGAGGGTGTCGCTCGGATCGGGCAGTCGGTCGCGGATCAGCGACGAGATCCACGGCACCGACCACTTGACGGCGTTTTTGAGCGTCAGGCCGCGTCCGTACTGCCGCCAGGCCACATCGACCCGCCGGTGCACCGAGTCCTGCGACTTCTCCCACTGTTCCACCAGCTGGTTGCGGAGGCGCTCGACGTCGTGCAGGATCTGCTTGTGCAGCCGGGGCATGATGGCTTCATAACATTTCTGCGTCAGCTCGCTGTTCCATCGCTCGATAAACGCATCCTCTTGCATCCGGCACAGGAAGAGCGCCGGCGACAGGCCGGCGCCCGGCAGATGCGGCGTGGGCACCTTCACCGATTCGCCCGTGAGCCGTTCGTAGGTCTGCTCGAGCGGCATGAGCACGGCCGCCGCCTCGCCGGGAAGAAACCCGTGGAGCGCCTTGAACGAGAGCGCGGCGCTGTCGAGCAGGCTGCGTCGGATCTGGTTGAACACGTCCGCCTTCCATACGGCCAGTTCCTCTTCCGCCAGTTCGGCGATGCGGGGAAGCCAGACGGTGGCCGATTGCCAGAGCTCGGCCGGGTGCGGCATGCCGTCGCCTTCCGACCCCGGCGCGTAGATCGCGGCTTCGGCGGCGACGCGCGTGCCGGGATGCTGGCCGCGCAGAAAGGCGAGATGTCCGCTGGGCATCTCGGGCAACTTGAAGGCCGCCGCCGGCGGCTCCTTCAGCGTCCACCCCTCCTTGCGCGGGATCGGGCCGTCTTCGCCGGGTTGCCACTGCGTGACGGGCCGGCTGTCGTACTGCAGCTGCCCGAAGATGCGCTGACTGCTCTCCACGATATCCAGATGGATCTCGTTGCGCAGCCGCTCCAGCGAGGGCGGCGGTTCGTTCGCCACCACGAGCTCCGGCGGGGCGTACGACGCTTTTTCGAGCGCCGTCGCCTGCTCCATCGAATACGTCTTGAGCGTTTCCGCGTACTGCTGGATCCGCTCCCCGATGCCGAGTTCGAGGGTTTCGATCTGCTCGTCCAGCGCGCGCTGGAAGGACAGATACGCCCACCGATTCGCGAGGACCCGGTCCACGAACGCCTCGAACCGCCCCGACAGGGCGTCGCCCATCGCTTCGACGAAATAGGACTGGTTCTTCTGCCGGGCGAGGCGCGCGCCCTGGAAAAACCGGTTCCTCAGTTCGCGATACATCAGGGCGTTCGGGTCGTCGAAGATGCTGTCGACCCGTTGCGGCGATGCCGTGAAGGGGACGACCAGATCGAGCGCCCCCGTGAAGCCGGAGCGGGCGTCCTGGACGATCTGGAGCCACTTGTTGTTCGGTACCGCGTCCATGTGCGTGAGCACGCCCATCGAGATGACCGGCAGCACCTTCTTCTGCTGGAGCGCGGTGACGAGCATGCGCGTCTTGTTCTCCATGAGCTGGTCGGCGCGCATCAGCCAGAGGAGCCCATCGGCCTGCCAGAAGTAGCGGTCGGGCAGGTCGGCGTCGTCCGTCGCCGGCGCCTCGGCGAACGCGATGTCGAGCGGCAGACCGGGGGCGTTGATGTGCCACACGATGCGATCGATGGATCCGCCGGCGATCGCGCCGTCGTCTCCGATCTCGTCGGTCAGCGCGCGGGCCTCGCTGAGGGAGAGGACCGTCGGCACGGCATCGTCCTGCAGGATGATTTCGGCCATCTCCTGGCCGCCCTCGGGCCGGCGGTAAATATTCAGCCACGGCAGCGAGCGCCCGATGGGGGCGATCGGCCGGCCCAGCAGCAGATTGATCAGCGACGACTTGCCCGCACCCTGCTCTCCGACCACGAACAGCGTGAACGGATGCCCGAGCGACTCCTGCCGCGTGGCGATCAGATCCGCCTCCCGGTGAAAACCAAAGGTTTCGGCCGCCTCCCGAAGCTTGTGGTATTCCAGGGTATATGAAGGTATTGGAGATGCCATGATCCGAAACGTCGTTGCAACCGATTCGGGCCGCACGGTGGAAAACCCGTGCCCAATTCCTGTGCAGAAATAAATCGGCCCGAAAAGCCCAACAGGGCCTTTCGGGCACGATGTTACCAGAGCGAGGAGCGAAAAAAATTCCTTAACGCGGCATCGCGTTACGCATACTGATCGAAGATGGGGAGCAGCGCGATGCGCTGGTTATCCATGTTCAGCCGCGCGTTGATGGGCATGTAGAAATGCCGCAACTGAGAGGTCTTGTAGCGCATCAGCGACTGCTGGGCGGAGGCCACCTCCAGGTCCAGTTCCGTCTGGGGATCGACCTTCAAGACCTCCTGCTCCACGGCCGTCGTTTCCTCAGAAGTCGTCGCCGCGACGTGGGCATGCGGATCGGTTTTCGCCGCCGTCGACGTCGCTGTTTCCGCCGCCTCGCCCGGCTCGTCATCCGGCGTGTCCGCCTTGGCCTCGGACTGCTCGCGCTGGGCGCGAGCCGCCATCTGATCCGCCTCGCGCGCTACCTTCCGATCCTGGGTCGACGGCTCCTCGGGAGCCAGCGCGGCGCGTTTGATGATGCGGGCTTTTTCGATGGTGGCCTCGGGGTCGCCGGGCACTTCGCTGGTATCGATGTCGACGCTCCCGCCGATCGCATAGCGTTTCCCGTCGGGCCCCGTCTGGTAGTCGTACTTCGGCGTGCCGGCGTAGCGGCCGCCCGTGCGCATGTGGGCTTCTTCGTGCCGGCGTACCTCCGCGTCGCGCTTCTTGAGTTCTTCGATCTGCTTCAGCTCCTCTTCGGTCAGCGCCTGATCGACGCCGGCCTGGCTACCCTGCGCGTCCTCCTGCGCCGCGTTGTCCGACTGCGCCGTTTCCGGGACGGCCTCGGGCCTTTTCCGGTAGAGAAAGGTGTCGGCCAGCGATCCGTTCGCCGCGGCAGGTTGCGTCCCGGAAAGGGATGGGTCGTCGGGACTGGACGTGGAGGTACCCGTCGACGCCGGCGGCGTGACGGCAAAATAGCCGAATTCGGACAATGCCGAGAAGTCTGAGCCTATCATAGCCAATGCAGGCCGAGCCCTGTGTTGCTGAAGAGATCGTTATGTCACGCGGTGCTGTACGTTGGTTAATTGGCCTCAGGGTTCTTTTTGAGCGTATCGGCGGCACCGTAGCCGACTAAAACCGACGCCCCGGATGCCCTCGAACCCATACCGCGTCTCCACGTTAAAACCCGTCCGCCGCTGCCCGAATGGGCCGTGGCGTTTCCAGTATGTCGGGATAGGGCAAGCTCATTGATGAACCAAAAACCGCTGCAAAACCAGGAATGGTGGGATCGATTTCAAGCGCTTCTGGACGAGAAGGAGGAGTGGCCGGGCGAATATCTGTTCAAGTTCATCGTGCCCAGTGCCGGCGTGGATGACGTGCGCGCGTTGTTCGGCGAAGGGCACCCGGTCGAGCTGCGCGCTTCGCGAAAAGGCAACTACGTCAGCGTCACCACCCGGCTCAGCGTGTCCTCCAGCGACGAAGTGATCGATGTGTACACCCGTGCGGCGCGGATCGAAAACATCATTCTGCTGTAGCGGCCCGCAGTGACGAGAAAGGGAGGACGGATGCCCGGGCCGTTTTGCCGTAGCCGGTTCAGGGTTGGTCCGTTCCTCGATCCATGAACCGCTCACCGAGGCCGACAGGCCCGTGTGATCGCATCAGGCTGCTTCATGCCCGAAACGCACGAACTCGTCACGCTCGTCCAGTCGCGGACCCCCATCATCGTCGTCGAATCCATCGAGGAGCAGCGCGTCCTGGATCTGCTGAAGCGGTCGGCCGCGCAGCTCGGGCGCGGACTGTTTCGGTGGACGATCACGCAGGGATTGTGCCGGGTCGGGGAACGCTCGTCGCGCCAGGACGCGGTGCAGGAGCCCGGCGAGGTGCTCCAGCATATCTGGGCGATGCAGATCTCCGGGATCTATCTGCTCGTCGACTTTCATCCTTTCCTCGACGATCCCAAACATATCCGCCAGATCAAGGAAGTGGCGCTGCAGGCGGAATCCCGCCGGCAGACGATCGTCTTCATGAGCCACGCCATCAAGATTCCGGAGGAGTTGCGGCATTTTGTGGCCCACTTCGAGCTGAAGCTGCCGAGCGAGTCCGCCCTGATGCAGACCGTGGCGAAGGTCGCCGGCCAGTGGGCCGAGGAGCGCAAGGACCAGAAGCTGCATATTGACCGGGAGGCGCTCCGGCTCCTCGTTCAGAACCTGCGCGGCCTCACGTTGACCGAGGCGGAGCGTCTGGCGCGGACGGCCATCTACGACGACGGCGCGATCACGCTGGACGACCTGACGGACGTGGCGCGCGCCAAGCATGACCTGCTCAACGGCGAGGGCATCCTCTCGTTCGAGCACAACACGGCGCGGTTCTCGGAGGTGGGCGGGCTCGGGCGCTTCAAGCAGTGGCTCGCGCACCGCCGCGTCGCGTTTTTCGGCGACCCCAAAGCCACGGCCCTGGATCCGCCGAAAGGCATCCTGCTGCTCGGTGTGCAGGGGGGCGGAAAGAGCCTCGCGGCGAAGGCCGTCGCCGGCACGTGGGGCATCCCGCTGCTCCGCCTGGATTTTGGCGCGCTGTACAACAAGTACCACGGCGAAACCGAGCGCCGCACGCGCGAGGCGCTCCGCATGGCCGAGGTCATGGCGCCCTGCGTGCTCTGGCTCGATGAGATCGAAAAAGGCATCTCCACGGGCGACAGCGACGCCGGCACCTCGAAACGCCTGCTCGGCACCCTGCTCACCTGGATGGCCGAGCGCAGCGCGCCCGTGTTCATCGTGGCCACGGCGAACGACATCCAGTCGCTCCCGCCCGAACTGATGCGCAAGGGGCGGCTGGACGAGATCTTTTTCGTCGACCTCCCGGACCCGGAGACGCGCGGCGAAATCTTCGCCATCCACATGGCCAAACGCGGGCTCGTCGTGGAATCCTTCGATCTGCCGGCCCTGGCGACAGCCAGCGATGGCTTCTCGGGCGCCGAGATCGAGCAGGCGATCGTGGCCGGGCTCTATTCCGCGCAGGGCGGCTCCGGCCGGCTGGATCAACAGATCCTGGTAGACGAACTGCACACGACGCGCCCCCTATCCGTCGTCATGAGCGAGCACATCGGCGCGATGCGCGCCTGGGCGAACGAACGGACCGTGCCGGCGCATTAAATGGTTCAAGGTTCGAAGTTCAAGGTTTAAGGAAAAGGACCTTGAACATTAACCCTTGAACCTTCAATCGATCGACCGTACGTGCCCACGCAGGGCGCTGCCGAGGGCGAGGAGGGCGCCGGCGGCGACGAGGGCCAGGGCCGCGTTGAGGGTGATGCTGGCGGCGATGGGGGTGAACGCCACCAGGAGACTGGCGAAGAGGATCAGCCACGGCACGAGCGCGAGGCCGATGCCGGCGATGTCGAAAAACGAACTCCGGTTTCCGGGGCCGAGCATCACCTGGTCCAGGTCGGGCCAGCCTTTTTCGTTTCTGGGGGGATTCTTGAAGCTGTGCGCGCCGTGGAAGATCATAGAAAAGATATCCGACATTACCCGCTCGTGCTGGAAGTAGCCCGAGTGGCTGGGGCCGGGCAGGCCGAGCAGGTAATTCGAGACCTGGACGTTATCGACCATCAGCAACGGAGCACTGCGCGACGACGCGCTGTCGATGGCGCCGCTGATGATGTCGGCACGGTCCCAGAAATTGACCCAGTGGATGGTTGCCTTCCTGTTTTTGGCGAAGGGAACGGTGCCGATATCGCCCCGGATATCGTCGACCACCCGGTTGTAGCGGTGGTATTTGCCGGTATGACTCTCGAAGAAGTAGTGGATCTTGTCGATCGGACTGGCCAGCGTGATGAAGTGGTCGATGACGTCGAGGCGTAAGGAGGCCTTGAATGGATTTTCGGCGTTTTCCGCGCGGTTGATCCGGCCCAGTTCCAGCAGGCAGTCGTATGCGATGGCCGAGCCCAGGCTGTGCCCGACCACGATGACGCGGCCGCACGCCGGGTCGCTGAGGACGTGGCGCATCAGGACGGTGCCGCGTTCCAGGATCTCCGTCCGCGTCTTGTGCTTGTCGTCGGTCTCCTGGTAGGTCGTCCACAGCTGCACGTCGCCGACATAATCCCGCAAAAATCGCCGCATCGCGATGGCGGAGATGAGCAGGAGTCCGAACGCCACAAACGGATGGGGTGCGTAGGGAACGAGTTCGATGATGTATTGCAGGGGCGAGACCGAGAGATAGGGCTGCAGCAGTTCGATCTGCAGATAGGACATGCCCTCGGTCAGCATGGCGATCGTGCGGAGGAGGCTGCCGATCGCCGCGATGCCCAGGATCGTGATGGCCAGCAGGATGGTGAGGAGCACCATCATGTTGTAGATCTCGGACAGCACATAGGCGCGGCGCCATTTTTTCGCCAGCTGGATGCGCCGCTGGTCGTCGTCCTTCGGGTTCGCTTCCGTCAGCCATTTGAGGAAGGCGCGGAAGCTTCCTTTTTCGAAGGCGCGGCGTTTGTCGGGCTCCTCGAACGCATCGTAGCGGTTCAGGATGTACTGGTACTCGCTGTCGGAATACGCCGGCGTGCTCGCGCCGCGATCGGCCTGCCACATGGCATACAGGGCCGCCCGTCGGAGCCGCGCGCGATCGCGCCACGGCGAGCGGATCGTCTGGGCCGGCGTCTTGAACTGGACCAGCAGCCATTTGACGACCGAGCGGGCGGACGACTTGCCGGCGGCGAGCGGCGCCCAGTAGGCCTCGTAGAAGCGGTAGGCCGTCGTGAACCCCTCCGGCTGCGCCGCGCCGCGGTCGTAGTAGGCCCGGATGTAGGATAGCCGCTCGTCCGGCGTCACCCGGCTGGGTTCGAGCCGCGCCTCGATGCCGCTCAGCTTGGCCACGGGGATGCCGTCGAGAGGGGTGTCGCGCTTTACGTACGAAAGCCGGTCCAGCGCGTCGACCAGGCGGGAGATCTCCTCGTAGCGTCGCTGCGCGCCCATGCCGTGAAAGTACACGATAGCGGTGTACTGCTTATCTTGCGGCGCGGTCTCCGCCGGCGGTGGGGGCGCGTTGTCTGGTTTTTTTGAAGCAGGCATGTGGGTTCCGTGTTGGGCTCACAGAGTACAGATGTACAAAACGTTTCGCAATCGAACAGCCATGATTACACCTCCTTGCCTTACGCGCCTCCTGCGTAATCCGGCCATGCTGCTGCTGCTCGTGGTCGCCGCCCCGGTCTTCGCCCAGCCGGTGGTCCTCCGTCCGGCGCGCGTGTTCGACGGCGACACGATGCATGAGGGATGGGCCGTTCGGGTGGAGGAGGGGCGCATCACGGCCGCCGGTCCCGCGCGCAACGTGCCGACTACCGGGGCGCAAGAGGTCGATCTCGCCGGCCTCACGCTGTTGCCGGGGCTCATCGAGGGGCACTCGCACGTGCTCCTGCATCCGTACGACGAGACCTCGTGGAACGACCAGGTGCTCGTCGAATCGGAGGCGGAGCGAGTGGCGCGGGCGACGGTGCATCTGAAAAACACGCTCATGTCCGGCTTTACGACGATACGCGACCTCGGCACGGAGGGGGCCGGCTACGCCGATGTCGGCCTCAAGACAGCCATCGAGAAGGGCGTCATTCCAGGGCCCCGGATGCTGGTGGCGACGCGGGCGATCGTGGCGACCGGCAGCTACGGGCCGAAGGGCTTCGCCGATCAGGTCGAGGTGCCCCTCGGCGCCGAGGCGGCCGACGGGCCCGACCTCGTGCGCGTGGTGCGCCATCAGATCGGGAAGGGCGCGGATGTGATCAAGGTTTACGCCGACTACCGGTGGGGCCTCGGCGGCGAGGCTATGCCGACGTTTTCGGTGGAAGAGCTGACGACGATCGTCGAGACGGCCCGGAGCAGCGGCCGCGCCGTCGTCGCGCACGCCGGCACGGCGGAGGGGATGCGGCGCGCCGTCCTGGCCGGCGTCGAGACGATCGAACATGGCGACGGCGGGACGCCGGAGGTCTTCGCGCTGATGGCCGAGCGCGGCGTTGCGTTGTGCCCGACCCTCGCGGCCGTCGAAGCCATTTCACGCTACGGGGGATGGAACGGCCAGTCCCCCATGCCCGAACGGATCGTCACGAAACACGCCATGATGCGGCTCGCGATGGACGCCGGCGTCACCCTGTGCGCCGGCAGCGACGTGGGCGTCTTCGATCATGGCGATAGCGCCTGGGAGCTGGAACTGATGGGCGCGTACGGCATGGCGCCGCTCGACGTGCTGCGCGCGGCTACCTCGGTCAACGCGCGCCTCTTTCATATCGACGACCGGGTAGGCTCCATTCAGCCCGGACGCCTGGCCGACCTCATCGCCGTGGACGGCGACCCGTCGAAGGACCTGTCCGCACTGCGCCGGGTGAAGCTGGTCATGCTCGAGGGCCGCCGTGTGCGGTAGGATGGCCTCCTCCCCATACCGGACGCTGATTTGCGGATAGCGTCATCGCCCGGTCAAGCCGGGGGCAGGAGGCTCCCAACCTGATTGGGGATGCCTGCGACCGCCCCGCCTTGTTTGGATCCCCGCATGCGCGAGGATGACAAACGAACCGGCCAGCCGGCGGACTATGTCCTTTCTGTCACAACCGTTCAGGAACGGGGATTGCCGCCGAATCCCTGTAGTGGCGGCTGCGGATCATCGATCCGCGCTGGAAGTACTGTGCGAAACTTCGCCTGGCTGCCTGTTCGTGTTGCATCTAACCGGGGCCGACGTGACGCTCTCTGGCCATACATCGCAAATCTGCTCGGGCATCGCCCGGTTTGGTCTGCTGGCTTTCGCCACGCTGACGATGGCTTCCTGTCTGCGTTTCGACCCGCCGCCGATTCATGCCGTGCTCGTCGATCAGTCCCAGCTCTACCCGCGGATGCAGGTGCAGGACTGGTACAAACTCCTCCATCAGTCGGCGATGGGCAGCGCGCACCTCGGGGCCGACAGCAGCGCGATCTACAACTATCTCCTCCATGAGTGGGAATCCCTCGGGCCGGCGCGAAACGAGCGGATGATCGAATACATCTCGCCGGACAGCCAGATGGTTCGGCTCAACCTGAGGCCGTACAAGGAATCCGGGGGCACGCCGGCGGCCGTCTACGCGATGATGGCGGTCTCCTGGAAGGCGTTTACGCCCTCCGTCGATCGCCTCGAAGGCTACCTCGCGCAACTCGTCTTCATGGCCGAGCACGGCGACGTATGGCTCAACCCCGACGTGCTGGCGGCCTTCCTCGAGGAACAACGCGCCCGCGACTACCCGGCCGTACATCATTCCGAGATCTACGAGCAGGTCTACCACCCCGCCTATCGCGTCGTGCTGCGGAGCACGCTGCCGCGCTGACTTACCACGCCACCTGGCTCAACGCCTGGACCCCCTCGTCCGTGTTGAAGTAGCTGAGGTGGTGGCACGGGGCATCCATGATGATCGGCCGCGGCGTACGCGTCTCGTTCACCTGTTTGATGCTGTCCACGCTCACCGCGATGTCGTTCGGTTTTCCCTTGAAGAGCGCGTCGGCGGTTTTGCTGCGGCCGATCTTCACGACGAACTTCTTCAGGAAGCCGCGCTGGGCGGTTTCCGGCACCTGATCCACGTTGCCGGCGACGATCGAGTAGCGGATCCCCGGGTTGGAACTCGGGTCGTTAAGGAGCGCGAGGAAGTTCGACGACGGATTCATCTGCTCCAGGGTGGGGGTGATGTCCTCGCTGCCTTCGAGCAGGGCGTTGACGCTGCTGAAGAGCGTGCCGAGGAACGGGATCACCGTCGGCACGAAGTTGACGACGACGCCGGTGATGCGTTTCAGCGCTTCGCGGGCCTCGATCAGCTCCCCGAACGGCGATCCGCCGTTGGGCGTGCCGGCCATGACGAGGTGGTCGACGAACTCGTGCCCGCTCAGGCGCTCGATCATGCAGCGCGACACGAGTCCGCCCATCGAGTGCGCCAGGATCGTGAGCGACTTCCCGTCATCCTTGCCGAACCCCGCTTCCTCCAGCTGCTGCTTGAGCGTTCGGGCCGTCTCCTCGATCGGGGTATTCAGGTTTTCGTAGTCGTAGGTGAGCACC carries:
- the tgt gene encoding tRNA guanosine(34) transglycosylase Tgt, translating into MEFVLEKTDEHTNARAGRLTTDHGVIETPIFMPVGTVGTVKGVAPDRLRADVRAQIILGNTYHLYLRPGTELLREAGGLHRFMAWDRPILTDSGGFQIFSLAERRKLTEEGARFQSHIDGSYHQFTPENVMDMQRAIGADIIMAFDECPPGDAPESQVRTAHERTLRWAERCRRRLADTEPLYGYDQALFAIVQGGIFPEIRRESAARLIEMDFPGYAIGGLSVGEPAEHMYAMVEVVNEHLPAQKPRYLMGVGTPENLIENVARGVDMFDCVMPTRNGRNGMLFTTEGILNIRNLKWQRDFSPVDPGLDRYAAQTFTKAYLRHLFIAGELLGLQLASLQNLSFYLWLMQEARAAILDGRFLAWKQEMLPRVSRRL
- a CDS encoding phosphoglycerate mutase family protein; amino-acid sequence: MSARIFFAALVLGGAFLAACQSTDAPDPVVIYLMRHAEKQVPPADTTADPSLDAAGMARAAALARTLGEAGVTRILSTNFKRTIETVEPLAQQLGLEVERYDPRALDAVAELLKTSTGRIVVVGHSNTTPQLVGLLGGESGPAYDEVTEYDRLYIVTIASGKTTTIQLRYGD
- a CDS encoding putative metalloprotease CJM1_0395 family protein; translated protein: MIGSDFSALSEFGYFAVTPPASTGTSTSSPDDPSLSGTQPAAANGSLADTFLYRKRPEAVPETAQSDNAAQEDAQGSQAGVDQALTEEELKQIEELKKRDAEVRRHEEAHMRTGGRYAGTPKYDYQTGPDGKRYAIGGSVDIDTSEVPGDPEATIEKARIIKRAALAPEEPSTQDRKVAREADQMAARAQREQSEAKADTPDDEPGEAAETATSTAAKTDPHAHVAATTSEETTAVEQEVLKVDPQTELDLEVASAQQSLMRYKTSQLRHFYMPINARLNMDNQRIALLPIFDQYA
- a CDS encoding DUF493 family protein, translated to MNQKPLQNQEWWDRFQALLDEKEEWPGEYLFKFIVPSAGVDDVRALFGEGHPVELRASRKGNYVSVTTRLSVSSSDEVIDVYTRAARIENIILL
- a CDS encoding AAA family ATPase translates to MPETHELVTLVQSRTPIIVVESIEEQRVLDLLKRSAAQLGRGLFRWTITQGLCRVGERSSRQDAVQEPGEVLQHIWAMQISGIYLLVDFHPFLDDPKHIRQIKEVALQAESRRQTIVFMSHAIKIPEELRHFVAHFELKLPSESALMQTVAKVAGQWAEERKDQKLHIDREALRLLVQNLRGLTLTEAERLARTAIYDDGAITLDDLTDVARAKHDLLNGEGILSFEHNTARFSEVGGLGRFKQWLAHRRVAFFGDPKATALDPPKGILLLGVQGGGKSLAAKAVAGTWGIPLLRLDFGALYNKYHGETERRTREALRMAEVMAPCVLWLDEIEKGISTGDSDAGTSKRLLGTLLTWMAERSAPVFIVATANDIQSLPPELMRKGRLDEIFFVDLPDPETRGEIFAIHMAKRGLVVESFDLPALATASDGFSGAEIEQAIVAGLYSAQGGSGRLDQQILVDELHTTRPLSVVMSEHIGAMRAWANERTVPAH
- a CDS encoding amidohydrolase family protein; this encodes MITPPCLTRLLRNPAMLLLLVVAAPVFAQPVVLRPARVFDGDTMHEGWAVRVEEGRITAAGPARNVPTTGAQEVDLAGLTLLPGLIEGHSHVLLHPYDETSWNDQVLVESEAERVARATVHLKNTLMSGFTTIRDLGTEGAGYADVGLKTAIEKGVIPGPRMLVATRAIVATGSYGPKGFADQVEVPLGAEAADGPDLVRVVRHQIGKGADVIKVYADYRWGLGGEAMPTFSVEELTTIVETARSSGRAVVAHAGTAEGMRRAVLAGVETIEHGDGGTPEVFALMAERGVALCPTLAAVEAISRYGGWNGQSPMPERIVTKHAMMRLAMDAGVTLCAGSDVGVFDHGDSAWELELMGAYGMAPLDVLRAATSVNARLFHIDDRVGSIQPGRLADLIAVDGDPSKDLSALRRVKLVMLEGRRVR